One Treponema primitia ZAS-1 genomic window carries:
- a CDS encoding alanine/glycine:cation symporter family protein, with protein sequence MEAFGKIVSTIDGWLWGPWLLVLLFGTHLYLTVRTGFIQRKLGLGIKLSVTKDKGGQGDVSQFGALTTALASTIGTGNIIGVGTAVALGGPGAVLWMWLTGVFGIATKYSESLIAVKYRVKTKQGTMLGGAMFALERGLKQRWLGILFAVFAALAAFGIGDGVQSNAVADLVYRNFGIAKWISGVVMMAFTGLVIIGGIKTITKVCERLVPVMSIIYTIGCIIILVIHRAYLGAAVVEICTYAFAPKAVTGGLLGYGVMAAARFGIARGLFSNESGMGSAPIVAAAAKTMNPVRQALVSMTGTFWDTVVVCLMTGLVVVSSAIANPAIDYSNGGALTNAAFGQIPILGTLILTFGLLTFAFSTILGWSYYGEKGAEYLFGSKIVIPYRVLYTIIVLVGAAIPLGLVWDIADALNALMILPNIVAVLLLSKVIVLETKKYDGIHIDDVDTTPIPFMEDLRNAPR encoded by the coding sequence ATGGAAGCGTTTGGGAAAATCGTATCCACGATTGACGGGTGGCTTTGGGGGCCCTGGCTCCTGGTACTGCTTTTCGGTACCCACCTGTACCTGACCGTCAGAACCGGATTCATTCAGAGGAAACTTGGTTTGGGTATCAAGCTTTCGGTAACCAAGGACAAGGGCGGCCAAGGGGATGTGTCCCAGTTCGGCGCCCTGACCACCGCCCTGGCCTCTACCATCGGAACCGGTAATATTATCGGGGTTGGTACGGCGGTTGCCCTGGGCGGACCCGGGGCAGTACTGTGGATGTGGCTGACCGGCGTGTTCGGCATCGCCACCAAGTACAGCGAGTCCCTGATAGCGGTTAAGTACCGGGTAAAGACCAAGCAGGGTACCATGCTCGGCGGGGCCATGTTCGCCCTGGAGCGTGGGCTTAAACAGCGGTGGCTGGGGATTCTGTTTGCGGTCTTTGCAGCCCTGGCAGCCTTCGGCATAGGCGATGGGGTTCAGTCCAATGCGGTGGCGGATCTGGTGTACCGGAACTTCGGTATCGCCAAGTGGATCTCCGGGGTGGTAATGATGGCCTTTACCGGCCTGGTGATCATCGGCGGTATCAAGACTATTACCAAGGTGTGCGAAAGGCTGGTCCCGGTTATGTCTATCATCTACACCATCGGCTGTATCATCATCCTGGTTATACACCGCGCCTATCTCGGCGCCGCGGTTGTAGAAATCTGTACCTACGCTTTCGCCCCCAAGGCGGTGACCGGCGGATTGCTGGGTTACGGCGTGATGGCAGCAGCCCGGTTTGGTATTGCCCGGGGCTTGTTCTCCAACGAATCCGGTATGGGTTCCGCGCCCATAGTCGCCGCTGCGGCCAAGACCATGAATCCCGTCAGGCAGGCCCTGGTCTCCATGACCGGTACCTTCTGGGATACCGTGGTGGTGTGCCTTATGACCGGTCTCGTGGTGGTAAGTTCCGCAATCGCGAACCCCGCCATTGACTACAGTAACGGCGGCGCCCTGACCAATGCGGCCTTCGGCCAGATACCGATCCTGGGTACCCTCATTCTCACCTTCGGTCTGCTCACCTTCGCCTTCTCCACCATCCTGGGATGGTCCTACTATGGTGAAAAGGGCGCCGAATACCTCTTTGGGTCAAAGATCGTTATTCCCTACCGTGTCCTCTACACCATCATTGTACTAGTCGGCGCCGCCATTCCCCTGGGTCTTGTCTGGGATATTGCGGACGCCCTGAATGCCCTGATGATACTTCCAAACATCGTTGCGGTACTGCTTTTGAGCAAGGTAATTGTGCTTGAAACGAAGAAGTACGATGGCATCCATATTGATGATGTGGACACGACCCCCATTCCCTTTATGGAGGATCTCAGAAACGCTCCCCGGTGA
- the ilvE gene encoding branched-chain-amino-acid transaminase: MAFALSSYPVIYRAKYQGPGSPGETWKEEYLEKPHKTPAEEAALGADAANALADSRNFYTNMPLVGYTTQYGLSCFEGLKALPQKDGGLAIFRPDRNAARFNKSMIGLYMPGFPEDAFVRSCVETVKRNVQLGFKLQYKAEWEKDSFMTADSIYIRPFTYAEGGIGVNISHEPWVVIVTTPVSSYFSAGKSEAVVTERIRATPKGTGWIKASSNYVISALAKHEAADAGFMECVFLDATHRKYVEEGSSCNIFFHLKSGELVTPELGDTILPGITRSSIIELAKDRGVKVSERQIAIDEVFAEAKECFVSGTAAGATPIESLSYQGKKAVFNGGKVGELTAEIRDTLKGIQYGLLPDTKGWLVRVI; this comes from the coding sequence ATGGCATTTGCGTTGAGTTCCTACCCTGTGATATATCGGGCAAAGTATCAGGGACCCGGGTCCCCTGGCGAGACATGGAAGGAAGAGTATCTGGAGAAACCCCATAAAACCCCGGCGGAAGAGGCTGCCCTGGGCGCCGATGCGGCAAATGCCCTGGCGGATTCCCGGAATTTCTATACCAATATGCCTCTGGTAGGCTATACCACCCAATACGGCCTGTCCTGTTTTGAGGGACTTAAGGCGCTGCCCCAAAAAGACGGCGGCCTGGCGATTTTCCGGCCCGACCGGAACGCGGCCCGGTTCAACAAGTCCATGATCGGGCTCTATATGCCCGGCTTTCCCGAGGACGCCTTTGTACGGTCCTGCGTGGAGACGGTTAAGCGGAATGTCCAGCTGGGTTTCAAACTGCAGTATAAGGCGGAGTGGGAAAAGGATTCCTTCATGACCGCCGATTCGATCTATATCCGCCCCTTTACCTATGCCGAAGGGGGCATCGGGGTGAATATCTCCCACGAGCCCTGGGTCGTGATTGTCACCACCCCGGTAAGCTCCTATTTTTCCGCCGGCAAATCCGAAGCGGTGGTTACCGAACGGATCCGGGCTACCCCCAAGGGTACGGGCTGGATCAAGGCGTCCTCCAACTACGTTATCTCCGCCCTGGCGAAACACGAAGCCGCGGACGCAGGCTTTATGGAATGCGTGTTCCTGGACGCAACCCACCGGAAATATGTGGAGGAAGGCTCCTCCTGCAATATCTTCTTCCATCTGAAGTCCGGTGAACTGGTAACCCCCGAACTGGGGGACACCATCCTGCCGGGGATTACCCGTTCCAGTATCATTGAGCTGGCCAAAGACCGGGGCGTGAAGGTTTCGGAACGTCAAATCGCCATCGACGAAGTCTTTGCGGAAGCCAAGGAATGTTTCGTCAGCGGTACCGCCGCCGGGGCTACCCCCATAGAATCCCTGAGCTACCAGGGTAAGAAAGCGGTTTTCAACGGCGGCAAGGTAGGAGAACTAACCGCGGAAATCAGGGATACCCTAAAAGGCATCCAATACGGCCTCCTTCCGGACACCAAGGGGTGGCTGGTGCGGGTTATATGA